A window of the Ostrea edulis chromosome 1, xbOstEdul1.1, whole genome shotgun sequence genome harbors these coding sequences:
- the LOC125676859 gene encoding coatomer subunit beta'-like isoform X1 → MPLRLGVKRVLSARSDRVKSSELHPKEPWMLVSLFNGQVHIWNSESQQLIKSFEVCDLPVRSSRFVPRKNWVITGSDDMQIRVFNYNTLERVNQFEAHSDYIRSLAVHPTQPFILSSSDDMLIKLWDWEKKWTCTQVFEGHSHYVMQIVINPKDNNTFASASLDRTVKVWQLGSNTPNFTLEGHEKGVNCVDYYSGGDKPYLISGADDRLIKIWDYQNKTCVQTLEGHAQNISAVAFHPELPIIMTGSEDGTVRIWHANTYRLESTLNYGLERVWTIAAQKGSNNVALGYDEGSIIIKLGREEPAMSMDSSGKIIWAKHSEVQQANIKAIGDQDVKDGERLPLAVKDMGSCEIYPQTIAHNPNGRFVVVCGDGEYIIYTAMALRNKSFGSAQEFVWSSDSSVYAIRESTSSVKIFKNFKEQRAFKPEFGAEGIYGGYMLGTRSVSGLAFYDWESTELVRRIEITPKNVYWSENGELCCITTDESFFVLKYNAEAVEKARENREDVGEDGIEEAFDVVGEIEETVKTGVWVGDCFIYTNSVNRLNYYVGGEIVTIAHLDRLMYLLGYIPKDNRLYLGDKELNIVSFSLLVSVLEYQTAVMRRDFETADKILPMIPREHRSRVAHFLEKQGFKSQALAVTCDPEHKFELALQLGDLKTCYQIAKEAESEQKWKQLAELAISKCEFGLAQECLHQANDFGGLLLLASSAGNAQMVAKLGDTAEKAGQNNVAFISHFVLGRLEECLEVLINTGRLPEAAFFARTYLPSQVSRVVELWREHLGKVNKKAANSLADPQEYENLFPDWKNALKTETFLKPQRQRAIPADKFLRVPPNHERTPVEEMKQAEEQGSFTFVQDPQDGEEEFEQAPETTQQNVKVGHLSQAPETTQQNVKEPTPPQKSEAPPPEPIPSKIEMDDLEKELELDLENMNIDNVDTSDPTEDQDINLDEDLLED, encoded by the exons ATG CCGCTACGACTAGGTGTAAAGCGAGTTCTTTCAGCACGATCAGACAGAGTTAAAAGTAGTGAACTGCATCCAAAAGAACCATGGATGCTAGTCAGTCTCTTCAACGGGCAGGTTCATATTTGGAATAGTGAATCACAG CAACTCATCAAATCCTTTGAGGTGTGTGATTTACCTGTTAGAAGTTCCCGATTTGTTCCCAGGAAAAATTGGGTCATTACTGGCTCG GATGACATGCAGATCCGAGTGTTTAACTACAACACATTGGAACGAGTCAATCAATTTGAGGCTCACTCTGATTACATCAGAAGCTTAGCTGTTCACCCTACTCAGCCATTCATCCTCAGCAGCAGTG ATGATATGTTGATCAAGCTTTGGGACTGGGAGAAGAAGTGGACCTGTACTCAGGTGTTTGAGGGCCACTCTCACTATGTGATGCAGATTGTGATCAACCCCAAGGACAACAACACCTTTGCTAGTGCATCTCTGGACAGAACTGTCAAG GTCTGGCAGCTTGGATCCAACACACCTAATTTCACACTTGAGGGACATGAAAAGGGAGTGAACTGTGTAGACTACTATTCAGGAGGAGATAAACCCTACCTGATCTCAGGAGCTGATGACAGACTGATTAAAATCTGGGACTACCAG AACAAGACATGTGTTCAGACTTTGGAAGGACATGCCCAGAACATTTCTGCTGTGGCATTCCACCCTGAGCTCCCCATAATAATGACTGGGTCAGAAGATG GCACAGTAAGAATCTGGCATGCGAATACATACAGACTCGAGAGCACGCTGAATTACGGACTTGAGAGAGTGTGGACCATTGCAGCTCAGAAGGGTTCCAACAATGTGGCCCTTGGATATGACGAAGGAAGCATCATCATAAAG cTTGGTCGTGAGGAACCAGCTATGTCCATGGACAGCAGTGGAAAGATTATCTGGGCCAAACACTCTGAAGTCCAGCAAGCTAACATTAAAGCCATTGGGGATCAAGATGTTAAAGATGGGGAGAGGCTTCCTCTGGCTGTAAAGGACATGGGCAGCTGTGAAATCTACCCCCAAACCATCGCTCACAATCCCAACGGAAG GTTTGTGGTGGTGTGTGGAGACGGAGAATACATCATATACACTGCCATGGCTCTTAGGAACAAAAGTTTTGGATCTGCCCAGGAATTTGTCTGGAGCAGCGATTCCTCAGTGTATGCCATTCGGGAATCAACAAGCTCTGTCAAAATCTTCAAGAACTTTAAAGAACAAAGAGCATTTAAACCAGAATTTGGAGCTGAAG GTATCTATGGAGGTTATATGTTGGGGACTCGGTCAGTGAGTGGCCTGGCCTTCTATGACTGGGAATCAACAGAACTAGTCAGGCGAATAGAAATTACACCAAAAAAT GTGTATTGGAGTGAGAATGGTGAGCTGTGTTGTATCACGACAGATGAATCCTTCTTTGTTCTGAAATACAATGCTGAGGCAGTAGAAAAAGCCAGGGAAAATAGGGAAGATGTGGGAGAGGACGGAATCGAGGAAGCCTTTGACGTTGTTGGGGAAATTGAGGAAACCGTTAAGACAGGGGTTTGGGTAGGGGACTGCTTCATCTACACCAACAGTGTTAATCGTCTCAACTACTATGTGGGAGGTGAAATTGTCACCATTGCTCACCTGGACAG gttgATGTATTTGCTGGGCTACATTCCAAAGGATAATCGTTTGTATCTGGGTGACAAGGAACTGAACATTGTCAGTTTCTCTCTCCTTGTGTCAGTGCTGGAATACCAAACAGCTGTGATGAGGAGGGACTTTGAAACAGCTGATAAAATATTACCCATGATTCCCAGGGAACACAGGTCAAGGGTTGCACATTTCTTAGAAAAACAG GGATTCAAATCCCAAGCTTTGGCAGTGACCTGTGATCCTGAACACAAGTTTGAGTTGGCATTACAGCTGGGAGATCTGAAGACCTGCTACCAAATTGCCAAGGAAGCAGAG TCGGAACAAAAGTGGAAGCAGTTGGCTGAGCTAGCCATCAGCAAGTGTGAGTTTGGTCTGGCCCAAGAGTGTCTCCACCAGGCTAATGACTTTGGGGGTCTTCTGCTGCTGGCCAGTTCTGCCGGAAATGCCCAGATGGTGGCCAAGCTTGGGGACACCGCTGAGAAAGCTGGCCAAAACAATGTCGCTTTCATCTCCCACTTCGTTCTGGGAAG GTTGGAGGAGTGTCTGGAGGTACTGATAAACACAGGACGACTTCCAGAAGCCGCTTTCTTCGCCAGAACTTACCTACCTAGTCAGGTCTCAAG GGTTGTCGAGTTGTGGAGGGAACACTTAGGAAAAGTCAACAAAAAAGCAGCCAACTCACTGGCCGATCCACAGGAGTATGAGAATTTGTTCCCAGATTGGAAGAATGCCCTTAAGACAGAGACTTTCTTGAAACCCCAGCGGCAACGTGCAATCCCTGCAGACAAATTCCTTCGTGTACCT CCAAACCATGAGAGGACCCCAGTTGAGGAGATGAAGCAGGCAGAGGAGCAGGGGTCTTTCACATTTGTCCAAGATCCTCAGGATGGAGAGGAGGAATTTGAACAAGCCCCAGAGACCACACAACAGAATGTCAAGGTAGGACACTTGTCACAAGCCCCAGAGACCACACAACAGAATGTCAAG gaacCAACACCTCCACAGAAATCTGAGGCCCCACCCCCAGAGCCAATCCCTAGTAAAATAGAAATGGATGACCTTGAGAAAGAATTAGAACTTGATCTAGAAAATATGAACATTGACAATGTAGACACATCG GACCCTACTGAGGACCAG
- the LOC125676859 gene encoding coatomer subunit beta'-like isoform X2, with protein MPLRLDIKRKLSARSDRVKCVDLHPTEPWMLASLYNGNVHVWNHESQQLIKSFEVCDLPVRSSRFVPRKNWVITGSDDMQIRVFNYNTLERVNQFEAHSDYIRSLAVHPTQPFILSSSDDMLIKLWDWEKKWTCTQVFEGHSHYVMQIVINPKDNNTFASASLDRTVKVWQLGSNTPNFTLEGHEKGVNCVDYYSGGDKPYLISGADDRLIKIWDYQNKTCVQTLEGHAQNISAVAFHPELPIIMTGSEDGTVRIWHANTYRLESTLNYGLERVWTIAAQKGSNNVALGYDEGSIIIKLGREEPAMSMDSSGKIIWAKHSEVQQANIKAIGDQDVKDGERLPLAVKDMGSCEIYPQTIAHNPNGRFVVVCGDGEYIIYTAMALRNKSFGSAQEFVWSSDSSVYAIRESTSSVKIFKNFKEQRAFKPEFGAEGIYGGYMLGTRSVSGLAFYDWESTELVRRIEITPKNVYWSENGELCCITTDESFFVLKYNAEAVEKARENREDVGEDGIEEAFDVVGEIEETVKTGVWVGDCFIYTNSVNRLNYYVGGEIVTIAHLDRLMYLLGYIPKDNRLYLGDKELNIVSFSLLVSVLEYQTAVMRRDFETADKILPMIPREHRSRVAHFLEKQGFKSQALAVTCDPEHKFELALQLGDLKTCYQIAKEAESEQKWKQLAELAISKCEFGLAQECLHQANDFGGLLLLASSAGNAQMVAKLGDTAEKAGQNNVAFISHFVLGRLEECLEVLINTGRLPEAAFFARTYLPSQVSRVVELWREHLGKVNKKAANSLADPQEYENLFPDWKNALKTETFLKPQRQRAIPADKFLRVPPNHERTPVEEMKQAEEQGSFTFVQDPQDGEEEFEQAPETTQQNVKVGHLSQAPETTQQNVKEPTPPQKSEAPPPEPIPSKIEMDDLEKELELDLENMNIDNVDTSDPTEDQDINLDEDLLED; from the exons ATG CCTCTTCGACTTGATATCAAGCGAAAACTGTCGGCACGATCAGACCGTGTCAAGTGTGTTGATTTACACCCTACTGAACCATGGATGTTAGCTAGTTTATATAATGGAAATGTCCATGTATGGAATCACGAGTCTCAG CAACTCATCAAATCCTTTGAGGTGTGTGATTTACCTGTTAGAAGTTCCCGATTTGTTCCCAGGAAAAATTGGGTCATTACTGGCTCG GATGACATGCAGATCCGAGTGTTTAACTACAACACATTGGAACGAGTCAATCAATTTGAGGCTCACTCTGATTACATCAGAAGCTTAGCTGTTCACCCTACTCAGCCATTCATCCTCAGCAGCAGTG ATGATATGTTGATCAAGCTTTGGGACTGGGAGAAGAAGTGGACCTGTACTCAGGTGTTTGAGGGCCACTCTCACTATGTGATGCAGATTGTGATCAACCCCAAGGACAACAACACCTTTGCTAGTGCATCTCTGGACAGAACTGTCAAG GTCTGGCAGCTTGGATCCAACACACCTAATTTCACACTTGAGGGACATGAAAAGGGAGTGAACTGTGTAGACTACTATTCAGGAGGAGATAAACCCTACCTGATCTCAGGAGCTGATGACAGACTGATTAAAATCTGGGACTACCAG AACAAGACATGTGTTCAGACTTTGGAAGGACATGCCCAGAACATTTCTGCTGTGGCATTCCACCCTGAGCTCCCCATAATAATGACTGGGTCAGAAGATG GCACAGTAAGAATCTGGCATGCGAATACATACAGACTCGAGAGCACGCTGAATTACGGACTTGAGAGAGTGTGGACCATTGCAGCTCAGAAGGGTTCCAACAATGTGGCCCTTGGATATGACGAAGGAAGCATCATCATAAAG cTTGGTCGTGAGGAACCAGCTATGTCCATGGACAGCAGTGGAAAGATTATCTGGGCCAAACACTCTGAAGTCCAGCAAGCTAACATTAAAGCCATTGGGGATCAAGATGTTAAAGATGGGGAGAGGCTTCCTCTGGCTGTAAAGGACATGGGCAGCTGTGAAATCTACCCCCAAACCATCGCTCACAATCCCAACGGAAG GTTTGTGGTGGTGTGTGGAGACGGAGAATACATCATATACACTGCCATGGCTCTTAGGAACAAAAGTTTTGGATCTGCCCAGGAATTTGTCTGGAGCAGCGATTCCTCAGTGTATGCCATTCGGGAATCAACAAGCTCTGTCAAAATCTTCAAGAACTTTAAAGAACAAAGAGCATTTAAACCAGAATTTGGAGCTGAAG GTATCTATGGAGGTTATATGTTGGGGACTCGGTCAGTGAGTGGCCTGGCCTTCTATGACTGGGAATCAACAGAACTAGTCAGGCGAATAGAAATTACACCAAAAAAT GTGTATTGGAGTGAGAATGGTGAGCTGTGTTGTATCACGACAGATGAATCCTTCTTTGTTCTGAAATACAATGCTGAGGCAGTAGAAAAAGCCAGGGAAAATAGGGAAGATGTGGGAGAGGACGGAATCGAGGAAGCCTTTGACGTTGTTGGGGAAATTGAGGAAACCGTTAAGACAGGGGTTTGGGTAGGGGACTGCTTCATCTACACCAACAGTGTTAATCGTCTCAACTACTATGTGGGAGGTGAAATTGTCACCATTGCTCACCTGGACAG gttgATGTATTTGCTGGGCTACATTCCAAAGGATAATCGTTTGTATCTGGGTGACAAGGAACTGAACATTGTCAGTTTCTCTCTCCTTGTGTCAGTGCTGGAATACCAAACAGCTGTGATGAGGAGGGACTTTGAAACAGCTGATAAAATATTACCCATGATTCCCAGGGAACACAGGTCAAGGGTTGCACATTTCTTAGAAAAACAG GGATTCAAATCCCAAGCTTTGGCAGTGACCTGTGATCCTGAACACAAGTTTGAGTTGGCATTACAGCTGGGAGATCTGAAGACCTGCTACCAAATTGCCAAGGAAGCAGAG TCGGAACAAAAGTGGAAGCAGTTGGCTGAGCTAGCCATCAGCAAGTGTGAGTTTGGTCTGGCCCAAGAGTGTCTCCACCAGGCTAATGACTTTGGGGGTCTTCTGCTGCTGGCCAGTTCTGCCGGAAATGCCCAGATGGTGGCCAAGCTTGGGGACACCGCTGAGAAAGCTGGCCAAAACAATGTCGCTTTCATCTCCCACTTCGTTCTGGGAAG GTTGGAGGAGTGTCTGGAGGTACTGATAAACACAGGACGACTTCCAGAAGCCGCTTTCTTCGCCAGAACTTACCTACCTAGTCAGGTCTCAAG GGTTGTCGAGTTGTGGAGGGAACACTTAGGAAAAGTCAACAAAAAAGCAGCCAACTCACTGGCCGATCCACAGGAGTATGAGAATTTGTTCCCAGATTGGAAGAATGCCCTTAAGACAGAGACTTTCTTGAAACCCCAGCGGCAACGTGCAATCCCTGCAGACAAATTCCTTCGTGTACCT CCAAACCATGAGAGGACCCCAGTTGAGGAGATGAAGCAGGCAGAGGAGCAGGGGTCTTTCACATTTGTCCAAGATCCTCAGGATGGAGAGGAGGAATTTGAACAAGCCCCAGAGACCACACAACAGAATGTCAAGGTAGGACACTTGTCACAAGCCCCAGAGACCACACAACAGAATGTCAAG gaacCAACACCTCCACAGAAATCTGAGGCCCCACCCCCAGAGCCAATCCCTAGTAAAATAGAAATGGATGACCTTGAGAAAGAATTAGAACTTGATCTAGAAAATATGAACATTGACAATGTAGACACATCG GACCCTACTGAGGACCAG
- the LOC125676859 gene encoding coatomer subunit beta'-like isoform X6, with translation MPLRLGVKRVLSARSDRVKSSELHPKEPWMLVSLFNGQVHIWNSESQQLIKSFEVCDLPVRSSRFVPRKNWVITGSDDMQIRVFNYNTLERVNQFEAHSDYIRSLAVHPTQPFILSSSDDMLIKLWDWEKKWTCTQVFEGHSHYVMQIVINPKDNNTFASASLDRTVKVWQLGSNTPNFTLEGHEKGVNCVDYYSGGDKPYLISGADDRLIKIWDYQNKTCVQTLEGHAQNISAVAFHPELPIIMTGSEDGTVRIWHANTYRLESTLNYGLERVWTIAAQKGSNNVALGYDEGSIIIKLGREEPAMSMDSSGKIIWAKHSEVQQANIKAIGDQDVKDGERLPLAVKDMGSCEIYPQTIAHNPNGRFVVVCGDGEYIIYTAMALRNKSFGSAQEFVWSSDSSVYAIRESTSSVKIFKNFKEQRAFKPEFGAEGIYGGYMLGTRSVSGLAFYDWESTELVRRIEITPKNVYWSENGELCCITTDESFFVLKYNAEAVEKARENREDVGEDGIEEAFDVVGEIEETVKTGVWVGDCFIYTNSVNRLNYYVGGEIVTIAHLDRLMYLLGYIPKDNRLYLGDKELNIVSFSLLVSVLEYQTAVMRRDFETADKILPMIPREHRSRVAHFLEKQGFKSQALAVTCDPEHKFELALQLGDLKTCYQIAKEAESEQKWKQLAELAISKCEFGLAQECLHQANDFGGLLLLASSAGNAQMVAKLGDTAEKAGQNNVAFISHFVLGRLEECLEVLINTGRLPEAAFFARTYLPSQVSRVVELWREHLGKVNKKAANSLADPQEYENLFPDWKNALKTETFLKPQRQRAIPADKFLRVPPNHERTPVEEMKQAEEQGSFTFVQDPQDGEEEFEQAPETTQQNVKEPTPPQKSEAPPPEPIPSKIEMDDLEKELELDLENMNIDNVDTSDPTEDQDINLDEDLLED, from the exons ATG CCGCTACGACTAGGTGTAAAGCGAGTTCTTTCAGCACGATCAGACAGAGTTAAAAGTAGTGAACTGCATCCAAAAGAACCATGGATGCTAGTCAGTCTCTTCAACGGGCAGGTTCATATTTGGAATAGTGAATCACAG CAACTCATCAAATCCTTTGAGGTGTGTGATTTACCTGTTAGAAGTTCCCGATTTGTTCCCAGGAAAAATTGGGTCATTACTGGCTCG GATGACATGCAGATCCGAGTGTTTAACTACAACACATTGGAACGAGTCAATCAATTTGAGGCTCACTCTGATTACATCAGAAGCTTAGCTGTTCACCCTACTCAGCCATTCATCCTCAGCAGCAGTG ATGATATGTTGATCAAGCTTTGGGACTGGGAGAAGAAGTGGACCTGTACTCAGGTGTTTGAGGGCCACTCTCACTATGTGATGCAGATTGTGATCAACCCCAAGGACAACAACACCTTTGCTAGTGCATCTCTGGACAGAACTGTCAAG GTCTGGCAGCTTGGATCCAACACACCTAATTTCACACTTGAGGGACATGAAAAGGGAGTGAACTGTGTAGACTACTATTCAGGAGGAGATAAACCCTACCTGATCTCAGGAGCTGATGACAGACTGATTAAAATCTGGGACTACCAG AACAAGACATGTGTTCAGACTTTGGAAGGACATGCCCAGAACATTTCTGCTGTGGCATTCCACCCTGAGCTCCCCATAATAATGACTGGGTCAGAAGATG GCACAGTAAGAATCTGGCATGCGAATACATACAGACTCGAGAGCACGCTGAATTACGGACTTGAGAGAGTGTGGACCATTGCAGCTCAGAAGGGTTCCAACAATGTGGCCCTTGGATATGACGAAGGAAGCATCATCATAAAG cTTGGTCGTGAGGAACCAGCTATGTCCATGGACAGCAGTGGAAAGATTATCTGGGCCAAACACTCTGAAGTCCAGCAAGCTAACATTAAAGCCATTGGGGATCAAGATGTTAAAGATGGGGAGAGGCTTCCTCTGGCTGTAAAGGACATGGGCAGCTGTGAAATCTACCCCCAAACCATCGCTCACAATCCCAACGGAAG GTTTGTGGTGGTGTGTGGAGACGGAGAATACATCATATACACTGCCATGGCTCTTAGGAACAAAAGTTTTGGATCTGCCCAGGAATTTGTCTGGAGCAGCGATTCCTCAGTGTATGCCATTCGGGAATCAACAAGCTCTGTCAAAATCTTCAAGAACTTTAAAGAACAAAGAGCATTTAAACCAGAATTTGGAGCTGAAG GTATCTATGGAGGTTATATGTTGGGGACTCGGTCAGTGAGTGGCCTGGCCTTCTATGACTGGGAATCAACAGAACTAGTCAGGCGAATAGAAATTACACCAAAAAAT GTGTATTGGAGTGAGAATGGTGAGCTGTGTTGTATCACGACAGATGAATCCTTCTTTGTTCTGAAATACAATGCTGAGGCAGTAGAAAAAGCCAGGGAAAATAGGGAAGATGTGGGAGAGGACGGAATCGAGGAAGCCTTTGACGTTGTTGGGGAAATTGAGGAAACCGTTAAGACAGGGGTTTGGGTAGGGGACTGCTTCATCTACACCAACAGTGTTAATCGTCTCAACTACTATGTGGGAGGTGAAATTGTCACCATTGCTCACCTGGACAG gttgATGTATTTGCTGGGCTACATTCCAAAGGATAATCGTTTGTATCTGGGTGACAAGGAACTGAACATTGTCAGTTTCTCTCTCCTTGTGTCAGTGCTGGAATACCAAACAGCTGTGATGAGGAGGGACTTTGAAACAGCTGATAAAATATTACCCATGATTCCCAGGGAACACAGGTCAAGGGTTGCACATTTCTTAGAAAAACAG GGATTCAAATCCCAAGCTTTGGCAGTGACCTGTGATCCTGAACACAAGTTTGAGTTGGCATTACAGCTGGGAGATCTGAAGACCTGCTACCAAATTGCCAAGGAAGCAGAG TCGGAACAAAAGTGGAAGCAGTTGGCTGAGCTAGCCATCAGCAAGTGTGAGTTTGGTCTGGCCCAAGAGTGTCTCCACCAGGCTAATGACTTTGGGGGTCTTCTGCTGCTGGCCAGTTCTGCCGGAAATGCCCAGATGGTGGCCAAGCTTGGGGACACCGCTGAGAAAGCTGGCCAAAACAATGTCGCTTTCATCTCCCACTTCGTTCTGGGAAG GTTGGAGGAGTGTCTGGAGGTACTGATAAACACAGGACGACTTCCAGAAGCCGCTTTCTTCGCCAGAACTTACCTACCTAGTCAGGTCTCAAG GGTTGTCGAGTTGTGGAGGGAACACTTAGGAAAAGTCAACAAAAAAGCAGCCAACTCACTGGCCGATCCACAGGAGTATGAGAATTTGTTCCCAGATTGGAAGAATGCCCTTAAGACAGAGACTTTCTTGAAACCCCAGCGGCAACGTGCAATCCCTGCAGACAAATTCCTTCGTGTACCT CCAAACCATGAGAGGACCCCAGTTGAGGAGATGAAGCAGGCAGAGGAGCAGGGGTCTTTCACATTTGTCCAAGATCCTCAGGATGGAGAGGAGGAATTTGAACAAGCCCCAGAGACCACACAACAGAATGTCAAG gaacCAACACCTCCACAGAAATCTGAGGCCCCACCCCCAGAGCCAATCCCTAGTAAAATAGAAATGGATGACCTTGAGAAAGAATTAGAACTTGATCTAGAAAATATGAACATTGACAATGTAGACACATCG GACCCTACTGAGGACCAG